Part of the Candidatus Purcelliella pentastirinorum genome is shown below.
CCATAGATATTAACAATACTTGTTGATCTAACGATAATTCATTAATCGGTCTGCCAAAATAATATATACTTGCAAGAGGAAAACCTCTAATTTCATAAATTCCAGACTGACCGAAATAAACTTCATTAAAATATAATTCTAAAATACGATTTTTACTATATAAAGCGTCAATAATAATTGCAATATAAATTTCATTAAATTTACGTAAAAAAGAACGTTTATTACTTAAAAATAAATTCCTCGCTAATTGTTGTGTTAATGTACTAGCACCCTGAACAATTTTACCAGCATGAATATTTGCAATAAAAGCTCTACACATTGAAAAAGGATTAATACCACTATGATAAAAAAAATTTTTATCTTCAATAGAAAGCAAAATATTTATCATTTTATTAGAAAAATTAGACAACGGTAGGAATAAACGCTCCTCTTTATTTGAAGTATGTATCATATTTACTAAAATAGGATCCAATCTAAAAAAAAAAATACTTTTATTATTTTTAATATTTATAATATTACTAATTTTATTTTTATTAAAATAAAGACAGACATGAAGTATCCCTTCATTACAATCAGGAAAATTAAAAGATCTTCTTATTAATTCAATATTATCTTCTTTAACAATATATTCACCAGAATTATTCAAAACATCAACTTTTAAATAATGATGAAAATTTAAAATAGAAATTAAATCACATTTTGTATAAAACATACCAGGTTTAAATTTTAAGATACTTCCATATACAAAAGCTGGTAATTCCCAAACTTTACCATTGATACGATTAATAATCTTGTTATTTAAATATAACCCATATACAATAATAACAATTATAGTAATAAAAAATATTTTAGAAAAAAAATTTATTTTATTTATTATTTTATAAAAAAAAGATTTAATACTAAAAAATATTTTATTATTAATTTTTTTTTTTTGGAAAACTATTTTTTTATTATCTATAAACATTAATATGCACCAAATCTAAAGTATAATTAATAAAAAATAAATATATAAACTATACTCTAATAATAAAAAAATAATAACTTAAAAATAAATTATTATTAAAAAAATAATAAAAAAATAAAACATAAAAAATGAGAATTAATATGCAAAAAAAAAAAATAATAAAAAAATATCGTTACTAAATATTTTAGGAATAACAGATATTAACACTTATAATACCAAAATAGGTAAAAATATATGAATTTATCACAAATAAAACATTTCAAAATAATTTTAAACACATGGTATAATAAATTAAAAAAAAAAATAAAAAAACAAGTATATTATATTAAAAAAGAAACAGATAATTTAGCTGATCCTATAGATAGAGCCTCAAGAGAGGAAGAATTTAAACTAGAATTATATAATAAGAAAAGAGAAAGAGAATTAATTAAAAAAATAGAAATAACAATAAACAAAATTAAAAACAATAGTTTTGGATACTGTGAATTATGTAAAATAGAAATTGGAATAAAAAGATTAGAAGCTAATCCAATTGCTAATTTATGCATAGATTGTAAAATCTTATCAGAAATCAAAGAAAAACAAATTAGACAAAACTGATAAAAAAATGAAAAATATTTAATATTAATAATTAAAAATACTTAAATGATTTTTAATAATATGATTATATCAACAAAATATTAGCATTTTTTAAAATATGAATAAAGGTATATTATTTATAATATCAGCACCTAGTGGTACTGGAAAATCTACACTTATTAAATCTTTAATTAAAAAAATATCAAAGTATAAAACTAAAATTTCAATTTCATATACAACTAGAAATAAACGTATGGGAGAATTAAATGGTAAACATTATTATTTCATTTCAAGAAATAAATTTAAAAAAATGATTAAAAATAAAGAGTTTTTAGAATATGCAATAATATTTGAAAATTATTACGGAACACCAAAAAAAATAATTAAAAATCTTTTATTAAAAGGTATCAACATATTTTTAAATATAAATTGGCAAGGAGCAAAACAAGTTAAAAAAAAAATAAAGAATAATATAAGTATATATATAATACCTCCATCAATAAAAGAATTAATAAAAAGATTAAAAAAAAGAGGTTCAGAAAATCAAATAGATATAAAAAAAAGAATAAAACAATCAATGAAAGAAATAAAACATTATATAAAATATGATTATTTGATAATTAATGATAAATTTAATGTAGCATTATCTGATCTAAGGAATATTTTTATATCAGAATATAAAAAAATAAAAAATAAGGAAAATATTATACAAACTTAATAAATCTATTGTTAAAAAAATAAAACTATTTTAATATATAAATAAACAAGAAAAAAAAAATATAAAACATGGCACATTTAACTGTTCAAAAAGCAGTAGAAAAAATTGGTAATAGATTTGATCTAGTATTAGTAGCTGCTCGTAGAGCTAGGCAAATCCAAATAGAAGGTAAACAACCTATGGTTCCCCAAAAAAAAAATAAGGAAACAGTAATTGCATTAAGAGAAATTGAAAAAAACTTAATTAATAAAAAAATTTTAGAATGTTAAAAAAATAAAAAAATATTGTAATATGAATTTTAATTTAATAAATTATAAATTAATTAAATTTATTAAAAGTATAAATAAAATAAAAGATTTACCAAAAGATAAATGTATAGAAATCGCATTTATAGGATATTCAAATGTTGGAAAATCGAATACAATAAATGCATTAAGTGGTATAAAAAAGATAGCTTTTACAGGTAAAAAACCAGGAACAACAAAACTAATTAATTTATATCAAATAATAAAAAACTTTTATCTAATTGATTTCCCTGGATATGGATTTTCAAATATATCATTAAAAAATAAAAATAAACATACGTTTCTTCTAAATAAATATATAAAAAAAAGAAAATCATTAAAAGGAATAATAATTTTAATGGATATCAGACAAAAATTAAAAAAATTAGACATAAATATAATTAAAAAAACTATAAAAAAAAAATTAATAATAGTTTTATTAAATAAAGCTGATAAATTATCAAATAATAAAAAAACTATAAAAAAAAAATACTTTAAAAATGAAATAAAAAAATATAATAATAATATAAATATTCAAACTTTTTCATCAATAAATAATGAAGGACTTAAAATCTTAAAAAAAAAAATAAATATATGGTTAGCATTAAATATACATTTATTAAAATAACAAATTCTTTAGAAATATTATATCATATATCTAATAAAAGATATAAATTTAATCGAAAAATAAAACATAATCAATGCAAAAAAAAAATCTTTTTCTAATAGATGGAACTTATTATTTATATAATTCATATTACATATTCCCATTACTTAAAAACAATACTGGAGAGCCAACAGGTGCTATATTTGGTATAATAAACATGATATATAATTTAATAAATACGTTTAATCCTAAACATCTAGCTGTAATATTTGATCATAAAAATAAAAGTTTCAGAAATAAATTATTTAAAAAATACAAATCTAATCGTTTGCCAATGCCTAAAAATCTAATAAAACAAATAAAACCTGTAAAAAAAATAATAAAATATATGGGAATAAAAAGTATATGTATTTCAGGAGTAGAAGCAGATGATGTAATTGGAACAATTGCAAAAAACTACACCAAAAAAAAAAATAATAAAGTTTTTATTAAAACAAATGATCAAGATATGATTCAATTAATAACAAAAAATATAAAAATATTAACTAAAAAAAATGAAATTTTAGATAAAAATATAATATTAAAAAAATATGGAATATCACCTAAATTTAAAAATGATCATATAGCCTTATCAGGAGATAAAACAGACAACATACCAGGCATTTCAGGTATAGGAAAAATAACAGCAAATAAATTAATTCAAATATTTGGAAATATAGAAAATATTTATCAAAACATAAATAAAATAAATATTATATCCATAAGAAAAAAAAAAGAAATTATTGATAAATTAAAAAAAAATAAAAAAAAAATACTTTTTTATAAATCACTAGCAACAATAAGAACCAATATTAAATTAAATATTAATGATAATGACTTATGCATTAAAAACAAAAAAATAAACAAGTTAAGAAAAATATTTAAATATTATCAATTAAATAAATTTTTACCTTATTTAAAAAAATATTGAGCGGGAAACGAGATTCGAACTCGCGACCCCAATCTTGGCAAGATTGTACTCTACCTACTGAGCTATTCCCGCTAAAAGTATAATAATAATATTAATTATAACATAATTATATAATCTAAAAATAATTTTTTACTAAATAAAAATATTTAATCATAGACCATAAAGTCAATATCATGGATAAATACAATAAAATTGTACCAAAAAAAACAAAAAACTGATTAAAATGCCATAGTAATATTGATATTGTCAACATTTGAAAAATTGTTTTAATCTTCGCAAGTTTAGAAACTGATAAAATATCTTTTTTACCTGTTATAGACATCCATTCACGTAAAGCTGAAATAATAACTTCTCTTATAATAATTATAGATATAGGTAAAGTAATAAAAATAACATGAAAACATTCTACTATTAACAACATGGCAAAAATAGTTAAAAACTTATCAGCTACAGGGTCAAAAAATTCACCAAAACGAGTAATTTTATTTAGTTGACGAGCCCAAAATCCATCTAATAAATCCGTAAAAGATGCTATTAAAAAAATTAAACTACTGAATAAAGATGAATATTTAAAAGGCAAATAAAAAATTATAATAAAAAAAGGAATCAAAATTAATCTTAATAGAGTAAAATACATAGGAATATTAAAAAACATAAATAAAAAAAACCAAATAATAAAATAAAATATTAAAATAAACACAATTTAAATAAAAATAAAAATAATATAATTATAAATTTTATATAATAAAAAAATAACTAAAAAAATAAAAATAAATTATAAATATATCATAAATAAAAAATTTTTATTTCTAATATAAAAATTAAAATATTATTTTAAATAATTAATTTAAAAATATTATTATTCCATCTATAAATAATAAATTAAATATAATAATACTTATTTATTTGTCAATAAATAGATTAGAATAAATAAAAAAACATTAAAAACGATTTTTATTTTTTTTATATAAATACTATTATAAATTAAAATATATTGATAAAATAAATTATTACAAAATTATTTTAAATTAACCAAATATTATAATAAAATTAAAAATATAAAAAAAAAATAATTAATTTTTTAAAATTAAATAATTAAAAAAATAATAAATTATATAAAAATATCATATAAATAATAAAATATTTTATATTAAAAAATCTTTAATTGAATTTAAGAATTTAATAGGATAAATAATAAATGGATATTAAAAAAATAAATAGATTAATTAAATTAGTAAAAAAATCAAAAATTACAGAATTAGAAATTTCAAATAAAGATGAATCCATTCGTATTAATTATTTAAATAATAAATATCTAATAAATAATTCAGATTACAACCTATACAATAAAAAAAATACAGAATATAAAAAAGAAAAAAAAAAAAAAGAATTAACTGGATATAAAATACGTTCCCCCATGGTTGGAACTTTTTATATAACTCCTAATCCAACATCTAAACCATTTATAACAATAGGACAAAAAATTAATATAGGCGATACACTTTGTATAATAGAAGCAATGAAAATAATGAATCATATTGAATCAGATAAATCAGGAATAATAAAATCAATATTAATAAAAAATGGTCAACCAGTTGAATTTAATGAACCACTAATAATTATAGAATTATTGGATAAAATAATATGCTAAATAAAATTATAATAGCTAACAGAGGAGAAATTGCATTAAGAATTTTAAGAACATGTAAAGAATTAGGAATCAAAACAGTAGCTGTATACTCAACTGTAGATAGATATCAAAAACATGTACTTTTAGCAGATGAATCAATTTGTATAGGATTACCTCAACCAAAAAATAGTTATTTAAATATACCAGCAATTATATCAGCTGCTGAAATTACAGGATCAGATGCTATTCATCCTGGATATGGATTTTTATCAGAAAATGCTAATTTTGCAGAACAAGTTGAAAATTCCGGGTTTGTCTTTATAGGACCTAAACCAGAAACAATCCACCTTATGGGTAATAAAATTTCAGCAATCAATACAATGAAAAAAATAGGTATGCCATGTGTACCTGGGCCAAAAGAACCAATAAAAAATACTATTAAAAAAAATATTAAGATCGCAGAATCAATAGGATATCCAATAATAATAAAATCAGCAAATGGAGGAGGAGGTATTGGTATTAAAATAGCTTATAATAACAAACATCTTGAACAATATATAAACATCATACAAAATCAATTTCAAATATCATGTAAAAATAATGAAATATACATAGAAAAATATATAGATAAGCCAAGACATATTGAAATACAGATTATCTCAGATGGGAAAGGAAATGTAATTTATTTAGCTGAAAGAGATTGTTCAATACAATATAAACATAAAAAATTAATAGAAGAAGCTCCTATATTAAACATAAATAAAAATATCAAAAAAAAAATAATAAAATATTGTATTAAAGCCTGTATAAAAATTAAATACAGAGGAGTAGGAACCTTTGAATTTTTATATAAAAATGATAAATTCTATTTTATAGAAATGAATACCAGAATACAGGTTGAACATACAATTACCGAAATGATAACAAATATAGATATAGTAAAAGAACAAATAAAAATATCATCAGGATACCCATTGTTAATAAAACAAGAAAATTTAAAAATAAATGGATATGCTATAGAATGTCGTATCAATGCTGAAGATCCAAATAAATTTATACCTAATTCAGGTAAAATAACACACTTTCATGCTCCTGGAGGATTAGGAGTAAGATGGGAATCACATATATATACAGGATACACAATAACTAATTATTATGATTCTATGATAGGAAAATTAATTACATATGGTAAAAATAGAGAAACAGCAATAGCAAAAATGAAAAATGCATTAGAAGAATTAATAATAGAAGGTATAAAAAACAATATAGAATTACATAAAAAAATAATAAAAAATAAAAAATTTAAAAAAGGAAAAATAAATATAAATTTTTTAAAAAAAATAATAAAAAATAAAAAATAAAAAAATAAAATAATATTAAATTAAAATAAAAAACAACCTAATATAAAATATTTTATATAAATAAACCAAACTTTTTAATCCTAACAATAATTAAATTAAAACATAAAAAAACAAAAAAATATTTAAATGTTAATATCTAAATTAAATAATCTTTTCTATCAATAAATAAATAAAATATAAAAATATTTTAATAAATACAATTAATTAAAATACATAAATATACTGTAAATATAAAAAATACTGCATACAAATATAAAAATTAATTAAAATTTAAATACTAATATTTTAATATTTAATATAAAATATAAAACATTTAAAAAAAAAATTATAAAATATAATATTAATTTTAAATAAAATAAATATTCTAAAATAAATATATATGGTACGTTGACAGAGTGGTTATGTAACGGACTGCAAATCCGTATACCTCGGTTCAATTCCGGGACGTACCTTTTATATACCGCCCAGATGGTGAAATCGGTAAACACAAGGGACTTAAAATCCCTCGATCATTTACGATCATGCGGGTTCAAGTCCCGCTCTGGGTAATTAAAAAAACTAATATTACTAAAAAAAATTTCAAAAAATATTATAATTAAAAATAAAAAAGGAAAAAAATGGCCGTACAAAAAAGAAAATCAACGAGATCTAGAAGAGGAATGAGAAGATCCCATGACTCACTAAATGAACCTAATATATCAATAGATAAAATATCAAAAGAAAAACATCTTAGATATAATCTAACATATAAAGGATATTACAAAGGAATAAGAATACTTAAAAAAACAAAATATCGAAAAAAATAAAAAAAAAAAATAAAAAAACTAAAATATTAAAATAATATAAAATATTCATTTAAAAAAAATAAAAATTTAATAAAAAATAATAAATATATAAAAAATAATATTATAGTTAAAACAAAATTAAATAAAACATATAGGAAATTTAAAATCAATATGTATACAAAAATTATTAGTACAGGTAAATATTTACCTGATAAAATTAGAAATAATAATAATCTAAAAAATATAATAAATAAATCTAATGAATGGATAATAAATAGAACAGGAATATACGAAAGAAGAATTGCAAGAACGAATGAAACAGTTTCAACCATGGGAAGTATAGCAGCAAAAAATGCTATAAAATCAGCAGGTTTAAAAAATAATGATATTCAACTTATAATAGTAGCAACAATTTCTTCTAGCCATGCTTTTCCAAGTTCAGCATGTATAATCCAAAACGAATTAAATATAAAAGATTGTATTTCTTTTGATATAGCAGCCGCATGTACAGGATTTATATATGCATTGAGCATAGCTGATCAATATATAAAAAATAAATTTATAAAATTTGCATTAATAATTGGATCCGATATTCTTACAAGAACATTAAAACCAAAAGATAAAAGGACATTAATTTTATTTGGAGATGGAGCAGGTGCAGTTATATTAAGTAGTAGTAAAAAACCAGGAATAATATCAACACATTTACATGCATCAGGTAAAGATAGTAAGTTATTAACATTACCTTATCAGAAAAGGAACAAAAGAAAAAAAATATCATGGTTAAAAATGTCAGGTAATGAAATTTTCAAAATAGCAATAAATAAATCAATAAAAATAATTAATGAAACATTAAATAAAAATAATATTAAACATGAAAATATTGATTGGTTAATACCACATCAATCTAATCTAAGAATAATAAATGCAATTATAAAAAAAATAGGAATAGATATAAATAAAGTAATAATCACATTAGACAAACATGGTAACACATCATCTGCATCAATACCATTAGCATTAAATCAGGCTATAAATAATGGTAAAATAAAACCAAACAACCTAGTTATATTTGAAGCATTTGGTGCAGGTATAACGTGGGGTTCAGCTTTAATACGACTTTAATTTCAAAAAATAATATGAAAAAATATGGTATGATTTTCCCCGGACAAGGTGGACAACACATTGGTATGTTATATGAATTAAGTAAAAAATATTCTATTGTAAAAAAAACATTCAATATAGCATCTGAAATACTAAATTATGACTTATGGAAATTAGCACAAAATGGCCCAAAAAAAGATATGGATAAAACATATAAAACACAACCACTGATATTAACATCATCAATATCAATTTGTAAAATATGGAAAAATAAAAATGGGATAAAACCAAATATAATTGTTGGGCATAGCTTAGGAGAATATTCATGTTTAGTATATGCAAAAGTAATAAAATTTGAATGTGCAATAAAATTAGTTGAACAAAGAGGAAAATTTATGCAACAAGTATTACAAAAAAATAATGGACTAATGAAAGTAATATTAGGTCTAAATATAAAAACTATTAAAAAAATTTGCAAAAGAAATAAAAAATATGGATTCGTAACAACTACAAATTATAATACACCATATCAAACAGTAATAGCAGGAAATAAAAATTCAGTAGAGAAAACAGCTGAAGAATGTAAAATAGCAGGAGCTAAAATAATATCATTATCTATAAGTGTACCAGCGCATTGTATTTTAATGAAACCTGCTGCAAATAAACTAGCTAAAAAAATAAATAAAATAAAATTTAAAAAACCAATATATCCAATAATAAGTAACTCAACAATATTATGTGAAACTAATCCTAATATTATTAAAAAAAAATTAATAAAACAATTATACAAATCAGTAAATTGGATAAAAATAATAAAATATATAGAATCAAAAAAAATTACAAATTTAATTGAAATGGGTCCGGGAAATATTTTAAGCAACTTAACTCAAGCAATTACTAAAAACATAAAAATAACACAAACAAATAATCCTAAAAATATATCTAAATCACTAAAAATAAATAAGGAAAATAAATGAACTTAAAAAACAAAATAGCACTTATTACAGGAGCAACAAACGGCATAGGTCATGCAATAGCTTATGTATTAAAAAAATATGGAGCATTTATAATTGGGACTGCAACTAACAATAAAAATGTAAATAAAATAGAAGATTTTTTAAAAAATAAAGGAAAAGGATATTTATTAGATGTAAATGATAAAAAATCAATAATAAATCTATTAAATGATATAAAAAAAAACTTTGGTAAAATAGATATTTTAATAAATAATGCTGCTATAACTATAGATAAACTATTTATAAAAATGAACGAACAAGATTGGCAAAATGTTATAAACACTAACTTAAATTCAATATTTTACATATCTAAAGCAGTCATATTTTCTATGTTAAAAAAAAAACAAGGAAGAATAATATCAATAGGTTCAATGATTGCCAATACTGGTAATATAGGACAAGCAAATTATTCTGCATCAAAAGCTGGTTTAATAGCAATGAGTAAATCTATAGCTAAAGAAGTTGCTTCAAGAGGAATAACAGTGAATGTAGTATCTCCCGGGTTCATAAAAACTAATATGACAAAAAAAATAAAAGAAAAAATATCAAATGAAATTTTAAAAAATATCCCAATGAAACGTTTTGGTTCAGCAAAAGATGTTGCTTACGCAGTAGCATTTTTAGCATCCGATAAAGCATCATATATAACCGGAGAGACAATACATATAAATGGAGGCCTATACATGTCTTAATATATAAGAAATATTATCTTTAAAAATATCTATCAATCAAAATTGAATTGTAATTTTTAAGATATCTTATAAACTAAAAAAAAATAATATTAAAACCAATTCTGATAGGAAATTTAACAATATGGATGATATTAAAGAACGTGTTAAAAAAATTATTAGTGAACAATTAGGTGTAAAAAAAGAAGAAGTAATCAATACCGCATCTTTTGTAGAAGATTTAGGTGCTGACTCACTCGATACAGTTGAACTAGTAATGGCATTAGAAGAAGAATTTGATACAGAAATTCCAGATAAAGAAGCTGAAAAAATTACAACAGTACAAGCAGCTATAAATTATATTAGTAACAATAAAAATTTAAAAAAATAATATAATGAATAATTTATTTAAATAATTAAATATCACATAAATTATTAAAAATATTATATAAATTCCTTTTTAAAAAAAAAAAATTAAAGAGGGTAAATATGTCAAAACGTAGAGTAGTAATTACAGGAATGGGGATATTAACACCTGTCGGTAACAATGTTAAAACAAATTGGAAATCTATAATATCAGGTAAAAGTGGAATAGATTATATAAATCATTTTAACATAACCAAACATAAAACACATTTTGCAGGTTTAATAAAAAATTTTATTTTTGACAAAACCATAAATATAAAAAACATCAAAAAAATAGATAAATTTATACAATATGGAATAATGGCAGGCCATCAAGCAATAAAAGATTCTGGAATACAAATTAACAATCATAATGTTAACCGTATAGGAGTAGCTGTTGGTTCTGGAATAGGTGGTTTAGGATCAATTGAATATAATCATAAAATATTAATAGAAAAAGGTCCAAAAAAAATAAGTCCATTTTTTGTACCATCTACTATAGTAAATATGATATCAGGATATTTAACAATTATATATGGAATTAAAGGCCCAACAATTGCTATTACAACAGCATGTACATCTGGAATACACAATATTGGTCAATCCTTTAGAATAATAACTCACAATGATGC
Proteins encoded:
- the accC gene encoding acetyl-CoA carboxylase biotin carboxylase subunit, producing the protein MLNKIIIANRGEIALRILRTCKELGIKTVAVYSTVDRYQKHVLLADESICIGLPQPKNSYLNIPAIISAAEITGSDAIHPGYGFLSENANFAEQVENSGFVFIGPKPETIHLMGNKISAINTMKKIGMPCVPGPKEPIKNTIKKNIKIAESIGYPIIIKSANGGGGIGIKIAYNNKHLEQYINIIQNQFQISCKNNEIYIEKYIDKPRHIEIQIISDGKGNVIYLAERDCSIQYKHKKLIEEAPILNINKNIKKKIIKYCIKACIKIKYRGVGTFEFLYKNDKFYFIEMNTRIQVEHTITEMITNIDIVKEQIKISSGYPLLIKQENLKINGYAIECRINAEDPNKFIPNSGKITHFHAPGGLGVRWESHIYTGYTITNYYDSMIGKLITYGKNRETAIAKMKNALEELIIEGIKNNIELHKKIIKNKKFKKGKININFLKKIIKNKK
- a CDS encoding beta-ketoacyl-ACP synthase III produces the protein MYTKIISTGKYLPDKIRNNNNLKNIINKSNEWIINRTGIYERRIARTNETVSTMGSIAAKNAIKSAGLKNNDIQLIIVATISSSHAFPSSACIIQNELNIKDCISFDIAAACTGFIYALSIADQYIKNKFIKFALIIGSDILTRTLKPKDKRTLILFGDGAGAVILSSSKKPGIISTHLHASGKDSKLLTLPYQKRNKRKKISWLKMSGNEIFKIAINKSIKIINETLNKNNIKHENIDWLIPHQSNLRIINAIIKKIGIDINKVIITLDKHGNTSSASIPLALNQAINNGKIKPNNLVIFEAFGAGITWGSALIRL
- the pgsA gene encoding CDP-diacylglycerol--glycerol-3-phosphate 3-phosphatidyltransferase, which encodes MFFNIPMYFTLLRLILIPFFIIIFYLPFKYSSLFSSLIFLIASFTDLLDGFWARQLNKITRFGEFFDPVADKFLTIFAMLLIVECFHVIFITLPISIIIIREVIISALREWMSITGKKDILSVSKLAKIKTIFQMLTISILLWHFNQFFVFFGTILLYLSMILTLWSMIKYFYLVKNYF
- the accB gene encoding acetyl-CoA carboxylase biotin carboxyl carrier protein, giving the protein MDIKKINRLIKLVKKSKITELEISNKDESIRINYLNNKYLINNSDYNLYNKKNTEYKKEKKKKELTGYKIRSPMVGTFYITPNPTSKPFITIGQKINIGDTLCIIEAMKIMNHIESDKSGIIKSILIKNGQPVEFNEPLIIIELLDKIIC
- the gmk gene encoding guanylate kinase translates to MNKGILFIISAPSGTGKSTLIKSLIKKISKYKTKISISYTTRNKRMGELNGKHYYFISRNKFKKMIKNKEFLEYAIIFENYYGTPKKIIKNLLLKGINIFLNINWQGAKQVKKKIKNNISIYIIPPSIKELIKRLKKRGSENQIDIKKRIKQSMKEIKHYIKYDYLIINDKFNVALSDLRNIFISEYKKIKNKENIIQT
- the fabD gene encoding ACP S-malonyltransferase, which gives rise to MGFSFNTTLISKNNMKKYGMIFPGQGGQHIGMLYELSKKYSIVKKTFNIASEILNYDLWKLAQNGPKKDMDKTYKTQPLILTSSISICKIWKNKNGIKPNIIVGHSLGEYSCLVYAKVIKFECAIKLVEQRGKFMQQVLQKNNGLMKVILGLNIKTIKKICKRNKKYGFVTTTNYNTPYQTVIAGNKNSVEKTAEECKIAGAKIISLSISVPAHCILMKPAANKLAKKINKIKFKKPIYPIISNSTILCETNPNIIKKKLIKQLYKSVNWIKIIKYIESKKITNLIEMGPGNILSNLTQAITKNIKITQTNNPKNISKSLKINKENK
- the fabG gene encoding 3-oxoacyl-[acyl-carrier-protein] reductase, whose product is MNLKNKIALITGATNGIGHAIAYVLKKYGAFIIGTATNNKNVNKIEDFLKNKGKGYLLDVNDKKSIINLLNDIKKNFGKIDILINNAAITIDKLFIKMNEQDWQNVINTNLNSIFYISKAVIFSMLKKKQGRIISIGSMIANTGNIGQANYSASKAGLIAMSKSIAKEVASRGITVNVVSPGFIKTNMTKKIKEKISNEILKNIPMKRFGSAKDVAYAVAFLASDKASYITGETIHINGGLYMS
- the yihA gene encoding ribosome biogenesis GTP-binding protein YihA/YsxC yields the protein MNFNLINYKLIKFIKSINKIKDLPKDKCIEIAFIGYSNVGKSNTINALSGIKKIAFTGKKPGTTKLINLYQIIKNFYLIDFPGYGFSNISLKNKNKHTFLLNKYIKKRKSLKGIIILMDIRQKLKKLDINIIKKTIKKKLIIVLLNKADKLSNNKKTIKKKYFKNEIKKYNNNINIQTFSSINNEGLKILKKKINIWLALNIHLLK
- the rpmF gene encoding 50S ribosomal protein L32; translation: MAVQKRKSTRSRRGMRRSHDSLNEPNISIDKISKEKHLRYNLTYKGYYKGIRILKKTKYRKK
- a CDS encoding 5'-3' exonuclease, with amino-acid sequence MQKKNLFLIDGTYYLYNSYYIFPLLKNNTGEPTGAIFGIINMIYNLINTFNPKHLAVIFDHKNKSFRNKLFKKYKSNRLPMPKNLIKQIKPVKKIIKYMGIKSICISGVEADDVIGTIAKNYTKKKNNKVFIKTNDQDMIQLITKNIKILTKKNEILDKNIILKKYGISPKFKNDHIALSGDKTDNIPGISGIGKITANKLIQIFGNIENIYQNINKINIISIRKKKEIIDKLKKNKKKILFYKSLATIRTNIKLNINDNDLCIKNKKINKLRKIFKYYQLNKFLPYLKKY
- the acpP gene encoding acyl carrier protein; the encoded protein is MDDIKERVKKIISEQLGVKKEEVINTASFVEDLGADSLDTVELVMALEEEFDTEIPDKEAEKITTVQAAINYISNNKNLKK